Proteins encoded in a region of the Streptomyces sp. NBC_00258 genome:
- a CDS encoding bifunctional 4-hydroxy-2-oxoglutarate aldolase/2-dehydro-3-deoxy-phosphogluconate aldolase, which translates to MDLRAALAAHRLVAIIRGTDPEASVRTVLTLAEEGVELIEVSLTGADALSVIERARKALGPDRPLGAGTVLTADDARAAQQAGANFAVTPALGEGVVAAHELGLPVLAGVMTPTEILAARPLGAAALKIFPAAQAGGPAYLKALRGPFPHELFVPVGGVDEAAARAYLAAGATAVGVGSPLIGDAADGGSLTALRDRARAFLTVVRKDTP; encoded by the coding sequence ATGGATCTGCGAGCGGCGCTGGCCGCCCACCGCCTGGTCGCGATCATCCGCGGCACCGACCCCGAAGCCTCGGTACGCACCGTACTGACCCTCGCCGAGGAAGGCGTCGAGTTGATCGAGGTCTCCCTGACCGGCGCGGACGCCCTGTCCGTCATCGAGCGGGCGCGCAAGGCACTCGGCCCCGACCGGCCCCTCGGCGCCGGTACGGTCCTGACCGCCGACGATGCTCGCGCCGCCCAGCAGGCCGGCGCGAACTTCGCCGTCACCCCCGCACTCGGTGAAGGCGTGGTCGCGGCACACGAACTCGGCCTGCCGGTCCTGGCCGGGGTCATGACACCCACCGAGATCCTGGCCGCACGCCCCCTCGGCGCCGCCGCACTGAAGATCTTCCCGGCAGCCCAGGCCGGCGGCCCCGCCTACCTCAAAGCCCTGCGCGGCCCGTTCCCACACGAACTGTTCGTGCCCGTGGGCGGTGTCGACGAGGCGGCAGCCCGCGCCTATCTGGCTGCCGGGGCGACCGCGGTCGGGGTCGGCTCACCGCTGATCGGAGACGCAGCCGACGGCGGCAGCCTGACCGCGCTGCGCGACCGAGCCCGCGCCTTCCTGACCGTCGTACGGAAAGACACGCCGTGA
- a CDS encoding SMP-30/gluconolactonase/LRE family protein: MELGEGIRWTDRGIVLVDILAGRLLTAVGHPTDPLRQLAQLPVPLGAVAPVADAPGTWIAAAGTGVCLLSADGSTRWLARPEADAARPMRMNDATADPFGRFWAGSMAYDADEGAGSLYRVDHDGTVTRVLDDITVPNGPAFTADGATMYLADSARGVIRRYPVDPETAELGSPEVFVTVDDGSPDGMVVDVEGAVWVAVWGTGSVRRYLPDGRLDRTLSLPARQPAGVCLQEDLLHITTARVGLAEPGPYDGALFTARVDVPGLLATAYRHDGSASFPGERS; encoded by the coding sequence CTGGAGCTCGGCGAGGGAATCCGCTGGACGGACCGGGGCATCGTGCTCGTGGACATCCTCGCCGGCCGCCTGCTCACCGCCGTCGGTCATCCCACGGACCCCTTGCGGCAACTGGCCCAACTGCCCGTTCCCCTGGGTGCGGTGGCCCCCGTGGCCGATGCTCCCGGCACCTGGATCGCCGCCGCCGGCACCGGGGTCTGCCTGCTCTCCGCCGACGGGTCGACGCGGTGGCTGGCACGGCCCGAAGCGGACGCCGCACGGCCCATGCGCATGAACGACGCGACCGCGGATCCGTTCGGCCGCTTCTGGGCGGGCAGCATGGCGTACGACGCCGACGAGGGGGCCGGTTCCCTCTACCGGGTGGACCACGACGGTACGGTGACCCGCGTCCTCGACGACATCACGGTGCCGAACGGGCCGGCCTTCACGGCCGACGGCGCCACCATGTACCTGGCCGACAGCGCCCGGGGAGTCATCAGGCGCTACCCGGTAGACCCGGAAACCGCCGAACTCGGGTCCCCGGAGGTGTTCGTCACCGTGGACGACGGCAGCCCCGACGGCATGGTGGTGGACGTCGAAGGCGCCGTATGGGTCGCGGTGTGGGGCACGGGATCCGTACGCCGGTACCTGCCGGACGGCCGCCTGGACCGTACGTTGAGTCTGCCCGCGCGACAGCCCGCCGGTGTGTGTCTGCAGGAGGACCTGCTCCACATCACGACCGCTCGTGTGGGACTTGCCGAGCCGGGCCCCTACGACGGTGCGCTGTTCACCGCCCGTGTCGACGTACCGGGTCTGCTTGCGACCGCCTACCGCCACGACGGGTCGGCTTCGTTCCCGGGGGAGAGGTCATGA
- a CDS encoding sugar kinase — MKDSWRPAEGPVVCIGETMAALAPAPSESLETAEDLRVSVAGAESNVAMYLADLGIPVSWLSALGDDALGRRVLAAVGAAGVDVDGVRSDPERPTGLLVKEPTGTRTRVHYYRGNSAASALGPDVLADDRLRSASVVHLTGVTPALSPSCRSLVVAALATPPAERRYAISFDVNHRPALWPPGTAAPVLRDLADRADITFVGLDEAQELWDADLEPADVRALLPHPRLLVVKDGGRAVTAFGEEGVWTVSALRTDVVEPVGAGDAFAAGFLTGLLRGGGMERALRLGHITAASALKVTGDHGPLPDTARIKQLLDLPAHEWEAEADGGS; from the coding sequence ATGAAGGACAGCTGGAGGCCCGCCGAAGGACCGGTGGTCTGCATCGGGGAAACCATGGCCGCCCTGGCTCCCGCCCCCTCCGAATCGCTGGAGACCGCCGAGGACCTGCGTGTGTCGGTGGCCGGGGCCGAATCGAATGTGGCGATGTACCTGGCAGACCTGGGCATCCCTGTCTCGTGGCTGTCTGCGCTGGGGGACGACGCGTTGGGACGGCGCGTACTCGCCGCGGTCGGCGCGGCGGGCGTCGACGTCGACGGCGTGCGATCCGACCCGGAACGGCCCACGGGCCTGCTCGTGAAGGAACCGACCGGCACCCGTACCCGCGTCCACTACTACCGCGGCAACTCGGCCGCCTCGGCCCTGGGACCCGACGTGCTGGCCGACGACAGACTCCGGTCCGCCTCTGTCGTCCACCTGACGGGTGTGACCCCGGCTCTGTCCCCGTCCTGCCGGAGCCTGGTCGTGGCGGCGCTCGCCACTCCGCCCGCAGAGCGCCGGTACGCCATCAGCTTCGACGTCAATCACCGCCCGGCTCTGTGGCCGCCCGGGACGGCCGCCCCCGTGCTGCGTGACCTGGCCGACCGTGCCGACATCACCTTCGTCGGCCTCGACGAGGCACAGGAACTCTGGGACGCCGATCTCGAACCGGCCGACGTACGGGCGCTGTTGCCGCACCCGCGCCTCCTTGTCGTCAAGGACGGTGGCCGTGCGGTCACCGCCTTCGGCGAGGAAGGTGTGTGGACGGTGTCCGCTCTGCGCACGGACGTGGTGGAGCCCGTCGGCGCGGGGGACGCTTTCGCCGCCGGATTCCTGACCGGCCTCCTGCGCGGCGGGGGAATGGAGCGCGCGCTGCGGCTCGGACACATCACGGCCGCGTCGGCACTCAAGGTGACGGGTGATCATGGCCCGCTGCCGGACACCGCCCGGATCAAACAGCTCCTCGACCTCCCGGCACACGAGTGGGAGGCAGAAGCCGATGGCGGTTCCTGA
- a CDS encoding SRPBCC family protein, producing the protein MARTFTVSRSVLIEVSPAVAYEAISRPAHMGRWSPENLGATVSAPDESAQLGLTFEGRNKRGAFRWVTRCTVTAAEPGSRFAFRVHAIGLNRPRLRGSIATWEYRFERDGDATRVTETWTDDRRSWPTFVTNVFDRVATGGQTFADFQVRNIERTLRNLKRELETAPGGVIGGSAH; encoded by the coding sequence GTGGCCCGTACCTTCACCGTGTCCCGCAGCGTCCTCATCGAGGTGTCACCGGCTGTCGCGTACGAGGCGATCAGCCGCCCCGCCCACATGGGGCGCTGGAGCCCGGAGAACCTCGGCGCGACTGTGTCGGCGCCCGATGAGTCAGCCCAGCTCGGGCTGACCTTCGAAGGGCGCAACAAGCGTGGCGCCTTCCGCTGGGTGACTCGGTGCACGGTGACGGCGGCGGAGCCGGGCAGCCGTTTCGCCTTTCGGGTCCACGCGATCGGGCTCAACCGCCCCCGCCTGAGAGGCTCGATCGCCACCTGGGAGTACCGCTTCGAACGGGACGGCGATGCCACGCGGGTCACCGAGACCTGGACCGACGACCGGCGCTCCTGGCCGACTTTCGTGACCAACGTGTTCGACCGCGTGGCCACCGGGGGCCAGACGTTCGCGGACTTCCAGGTGCGCAACATCGAAAGGACCCTGCGCAACCTGAAGCGGGAGCTGGAAACGGCACCAGGCGGTGTTATTGGTGGCTCAGCACATTGA
- a CDS encoding VOC family protein, with protein MSIRRVMPDIRSESMEESRDFYGLLGFEEVMNLGWVMTLASPSNPTAQVTFMSQDKSAPVVPDMSVEVDDVDAVHAAMRESGAEIVHPLQDEEWGVRRFFVRDPNGKVVNVLSHQ; from the coding sequence ATGTCCATCCGCCGGGTCATGCCAGACATCCGATCAGAGTCCATGGAGGAGAGCCGGGACTTCTACGGCCTCCTGGGGTTCGAAGAGGTCATGAACCTGGGCTGGGTCATGACGCTCGCCTCTCCTTCCAATCCCACGGCGCAGGTCACCTTCATGAGCCAGGACAAGAGCGCACCCGTCGTGCCCGACATGAGCGTCGAGGTGGACGACGTGGATGCGGTCCATGCGGCGATGCGAGAGAGCGGCGCGGAGATCGTGCACCCCTTGCAGGACGAGGAGTGGGGAGTACGCCGCTTCTTCGTCCGTGACCCCAACGGCAAGGTGGTCAATGTGCTGAGCCACCAATAA
- a CDS encoding carboxymuconolactone decarboxylase family protein, with protein MEARLNLFDIPIAVKSLKHIVSAGKVMGESTLPAATQELVRLRASQINGCGFCTDMHSKDAAHAGETSVRLNLVAAWREATVFTDAERAALELTEQGTRIADAAGGVTDEAWANAAKYYDEEQLASLVSIIAIINAFNRLNVMVQQPAGDYRPGQFG; from the coding sequence ATGGAAGCCCGCTTGAACCTCTTCGACATCCCGATCGCAGTCAAGTCGCTGAAGCACATCGTCTCGGCGGGCAAGGTGATGGGGGAGTCGACGCTGCCGGCCGCGACCCAGGAGCTGGTGAGGCTCCGGGCCAGTCAGATCAACGGCTGCGGCTTCTGCACCGACATGCACAGCAAGGACGCCGCCCACGCGGGGGAGACCTCGGTGCGGCTCAACCTGGTCGCGGCCTGGCGAGAGGCCACGGTGTTCACCGACGCCGAGCGCGCTGCCCTGGAGCTGACGGAGCAGGGCACCCGCATCGCCGACGCGGCCGGTGGGGTCACGGACGAGGCCTGGGCGAACGCCGCCAAGTACTACGACGAGGAGCAGCTCGCCTCTCTGGTGTCGATCATCGCCATCATCAACGCATTCAACCGTCTGAACGTCATGGTCCAGCAGCCTGCAGGCGACTACCGGCCCGGCCAGTTCGGATGA
- a CDS encoding TetR/AcrR family transcriptional regulator has translation MIPSAKRADVGKSAIYRRWPSKLEMIVAGLVRLSTPIGPAPDTGSLRGDVRAVMQAAFDWLSDPRIRAVLPDLIAESDRNAVLAEAVAKHVTGPRVTWAHTALHRARDRGEPATDDVDLVLDLTIAPVFWRLTHDRPVDGPVPRPADRVDDG, from the coding sequence ATGATTCCGTCGGCGAAGCGCGCCGATGTCGGCAAGAGCGCGATCTACCGGCGCTGGCCGTCCAAGCTGGAGATGATCGTCGCCGGGCTCGTGCGACTCAGCACCCCGATCGGCCCGGCCCCGGACACCGGGTCCCTGCGCGGTGATGTGCGGGCGGTGATGCAGGCTGCCTTCGACTGGCTCAGCGACCCGCGCATCCGAGCCGTACTGCCCGACCTGATCGCCGAGTCCGACCGCAACGCGGTGCTCGCCGAGGCGGTGGCGAAGCATGTCACGGGTCCGCGCGTGACCTGGGCCCACACCGCGCTGCACCGGGCGCGCGACCGGGGCGAACCGGCCACCGACGACGTCGACCTGGTCCTGGACCTGACCATCGCACCGGTGTTCTGGCGCCTCACCCACGACCGGCCGGTGGACGGACCAGTACCTCGACCGGCTGACCGAGTTGACGATGGATGA
- a CDS encoding NAD-dependent epimerase/dehydratase family protein, with protein sequence MTETVLVTGGTGYVAGWVVVGLLDRGYEVRTTVRSPGREKAVRDAVATVTAPGDRLSFAVADLTADEGWDAAMAGVDHVLHVASPLGDENTRDAAALVVPARDGTLRVLRAATAAGVKRVVMTSAANAASPSSYTEEGVTDETLWTDPDDPTLIPYRRSKTVAEKAAWDFITDHGGPTTLTTILPGAVFGPILTTRNLGSVRIIQRMVAGKMPGTPRIGLEIVDVRDLADIHIRAMTSPEAAGQRFLATGEFTWMREVAQALRAGLGPAGAKVPTRQLPDFMVRFASLFDRQLRTITVSLGRRNRHSTGKAKRVLGWQPRPAAETVVDCARSLIDWRVV encoded by the coding sequence GTGACGGAGACAGTACTGGTCACGGGCGGCACGGGGTACGTCGCCGGCTGGGTCGTCGTCGGGCTGCTCGATCGCGGCTACGAGGTCCGCACGACAGTGCGCAGCCCCGGCAGGGAGAAGGCGGTCCGCGACGCGGTGGCGACCGTGACGGCTCCGGGCGACCGGCTGAGCTTCGCCGTCGCCGACCTCACCGCCGACGAGGGGTGGGATGCCGCGATGGCGGGCGTCGACCACGTACTGCACGTGGCCTCTCCGCTCGGGGACGAGAACACGCGCGACGCCGCGGCGCTCGTCGTCCCGGCCCGGGACGGCACTCTGCGCGTGCTGCGGGCGGCCACGGCGGCCGGCGTGAAGCGGGTCGTGATGACGTCCGCGGCGAACGCCGCCAGCCCGTCCTCCTACACGGAGGAGGGCGTGACCGACGAGACGTTGTGGACCGACCCGGACGATCCGACTTTGATCCCCTACCGCAGGTCCAAGACGGTTGCCGAGAAGGCGGCCTGGGACTTCATCACCGACCATGGGGGCCCGACCACGCTGACGACGATTCTGCCCGGCGCCGTGTTCGGCCCGATCCTCACCACCCGCAACCTCGGATCGGTCCGGATCATCCAGCGCATGGTGGCGGGCAAGATGCCGGGCACGCCACGGATCGGGCTGGAGATCGTCGACGTCCGCGACCTCGCGGACATCCACATCCGTGCGATGACCTCGCCGGAAGCCGCGGGACAACGGTTCCTGGCCACGGGTGAGTTCACCTGGATGCGGGAGGTGGCTCAGGCGCTTCGGGCCGGGCTCGGTCCGGCCGGGGCCAAGGTGCCCACGCGCCAACTCCCCGACTTCATGGTCCGGTTCGCGTCGTTGTTCGACCGGCAGCTTCGGACGATCACCGTCTCGCTCGGGCGCCGTAACCGTCACAGCACCGGGAAGGCGAAGCGCGTCCTGGGCTGGCAGCCCCGGCCGGCGGCCGAGACCGTTGTCGACTGTGCGAGGAGCCTCATCGACTGGAGGGTCGTCTAG
- a CDS encoding MMPL family transporter, with the protein MADIDDRSPVVGPLGRLGRFAYRRRGRVLLLWLAGLVAAVALSAAFAGEFTADYSAPGSDSKKAQQVLEQRFPSQSNSVVTVVVRADAGVRDEGVRREVTELLDELTTVPHVAGANDPYVTPGAVSADGRTLLANLRLDVVNATDMPVEDSTRLIDVAEESSTAGMRVALGGQAIFLAEGGSVGSEAIGLAVAALILLLTFGSVVAAGLPLLVAVAGLVVSGALTGVVIAFVDAPEWSTSLAAMLGIGIGIDYVLLMVTRFREWRAAGLDPEAATVATLDTAGRSVVVAGVTVVVSLLGLFAMGLSYMRGAALVAIVGVLVVLAASVTLFPALLGYLGRHVDRLRLPGRRRTAVVSADGHVKPSRAWLRWSGLVQRHRYVAGAVGLAAMLALAVPFLNVQFGFPDAGNNQAETTTRQSYDLISDGFGIGANGPVRLAVQLPDGDDSVLTRLSAAATDTPGVASVSPPLLNQAGDTAVLTVTPTTGPQDQATQDLVHRLRDTTVPAAVDGTDATVLVGGTAATSIDSTTDLAGRIPYLITGVVLLSMLLLLVAFRSIAVAVKAAVMNLLSVAASYGVVALVLQGGWAGQLIGIDTPTPLPPFVTVLMFAVLFGLSMDYEVFLLSRVRESWIRTGDNARAVTEGLAGTGRVITAAAAIMIAVFVAFVPSPDVVLKLIGVGMAAAILLDATVVRLLLVPAAMHMLGRFNWWIPRRLDRRLPQLHVEGHPEHHAAAPPGPAPVRV; encoded by the coding sequence ATGGCAGACATCGACGACCGGAGCCCGGTGGTGGGTCCGTTGGGCCGGCTGGGCCGGTTCGCGTACCGGCGTCGTGGCCGGGTGTTGCTGTTGTGGCTGGCCGGGCTGGTGGCGGCCGTGGCGCTGTCGGCGGCGTTCGCGGGTGAGTTCACCGCGGACTACTCGGCACCCGGATCGGACTCGAAGAAGGCCCAGCAGGTGCTGGAGCAGCGGTTCCCGAGCCAGTCCAACTCGGTCGTCACGGTCGTGGTGCGGGCGGACGCCGGTGTGCGGGACGAGGGTGTCCGGCGTGAGGTGACCGAGCTGCTGGACGAGCTGACGACGGTGCCGCACGTGGCGGGGGCCAACGATCCGTACGTGACCCCGGGCGCGGTGTCCGCCGACGGGCGCACCCTGCTGGCGAACCTGCGCCTGGACGTGGTGAACGCGACGGACATGCCGGTCGAGGACAGCACCCGGCTGATCGACGTCGCAGAGGAGAGCAGTACGGCCGGGATGCGGGTGGCACTCGGCGGGCAGGCGATCTTCCTGGCCGAGGGCGGCTCGGTCGGGTCGGAGGCGATCGGACTGGCGGTCGCCGCCCTGATTCTCCTGCTGACCTTCGGCAGCGTGGTCGCGGCCGGGCTGCCGTTGCTGGTCGCGGTGGCGGGTCTGGTGGTCAGCGGCGCGTTGACCGGTGTGGTGATCGCGTTCGTCGACGCGCCCGAGTGGTCGACGTCGCTCGCGGCCATGCTGGGCATAGGCATCGGTATCGACTACGTCCTGCTGATGGTGACCCGGTTCCGTGAGTGGCGGGCGGCCGGACTGGACCCGGAGGCGGCCACGGTGGCCACGCTCGACACGGCCGGGCGCTCGGTCGTGGTCGCGGGCGTGACGGTCGTCGTCAGCCTGCTCGGCCTGTTCGCCATGGGGCTGTCGTACATGCGTGGTGCCGCATTGGTGGCGATCGTCGGTGTTCTGGTGGTGCTGGCCGCGAGTGTCACGCTGTTCCCGGCGTTGCTCGGCTATCTGGGTCGTCACGTAGACCGGTTGCGGTTGCCCGGTCGCCGCCGCACGGCAGTGGTGAGCGCCGACGGGCACGTCAAGCCCAGCCGGGCCTGGCTGCGGTGGAGCGGGCTCGTCCAGCGACACCGGTATGTGGCGGGGGCGGTCGGCCTGGCCGCGATGCTCGCGCTGGCCGTGCCGTTCCTGAACGTTCAGTTCGGCTTCCCGGACGCGGGCAACAACCAGGCCGAGACGACGACCCGGCAGTCGTACGACCTCATCTCCGACGGGTTCGGGATCGGCGCCAACGGACCCGTCCGCCTGGCCGTCCAGCTTCCCGACGGCGACGACTCGGTCCTGACCCGGTTGAGTGCCGCCGCCACCGACACACCCGGCGTCGCGTCGGTCTCGCCACCGCTGCTCAACCAGGCCGGTGACACCGCCGTTCTGACCGTCACGCCGACCACCGGTCCGCAGGACCAGGCCACGCAGGATCTGGTGCACCGCCTGCGGGACACCACTGTCCCGGCGGCCGTCGACGGTACGGACGCGACGGTCCTGGTCGGTGGGACCGCGGCGACGTCGATCGACAGCACCACCGATCTGGCCGGCCGCATCCCGTACCTGATCACCGGGGTCGTCCTGCTGTCGATGCTGTTGCTGCTCGTCGCGTTCCGCAGCATCGCCGTCGCGGTCAAGGCCGCCGTGATGAACCTGCTGTCCGTCGCCGCCTCGTACGGGGTGGTCGCCCTGGTCCTGCAGGGCGGCTGGGCGGGGCAGTTGATCGGTATCGACACGCCCACGCCGTTGCCGCCGTTCGTCACCGTCCTCATGTTCGCGGTGCTGTTCGGGCTGTCCATGGACTACGAGGTGTTCCTCCTCAGCCGGGTGCGGGAGTCGTGGATCCGGACCGGCGACAACGCCCGGGCGGTGACGGAGGGTCTCGCCGGTACCGGTCGGGTCATCACGGCTGCTGCCGCGATCATGATCGCGGTGTTCGTGGCGTTCGTGCCGAGCCCGGACGTGGTCCTGAAGCTCATCGGCGTCGGCATGGCCGCCGCCATCCTCCTCGACGCAACCGTCGTACGGCTCCTGCTGGTGCCGGCGGCTATGCACATGCTCGGCCGGTTCAACTGGTGGATCCCGCGCCGACTCGACCGCAGGTTGCCGCAGTTGCACGTCGAGGGCCACCCGGAGCACCACGCCGCGGCCCCGCCCGGTCCAGCGCCCGTACGCGTCTGA
- a CDS encoding class I SAM-dependent methyltransferase has product MTFFGEFLRSPLTVGAVAPSSGALARVVTAPVPGSGNPVVVELGPGTGAFTGAIQRRLGGRGRHIAVEVNERFAARLAARHPGVDVALADAGSLAGVLGERGIERADVIVSGLPWVAFGENERRDVLAAVVDGLSESGAFTTFAYVHARWAGPARRLLRSLEARFDEVVVGRTVWGNLPPALVYHCRRPAW; this is encoded by the coding sequence GTGACGTTTTTCGGGGAGTTCCTGCGCAGTCCGCTGACCGTGGGGGCGGTCGCGCCGAGCAGCGGCGCGCTCGCTCGGGTGGTCACGGCGCCGGTGCCGGGGAGCGGCAATCCGGTGGTGGTCGAGCTGGGCCCGGGGACGGGCGCGTTCACCGGTGCCATTCAGCGACGCCTCGGCGGCCGGGGCCGGCACATCGCCGTGGAGGTCAACGAGCGGTTCGCCGCGCGGCTGGCGGCCCGGCATCCGGGAGTGGACGTGGCGCTGGCCGACGCCGGGAGCCTCGCCGGAGTGCTCGGTGAGCGTGGCATCGAGCGGGCCGATGTGATCGTCAGCGGCCTGCCGTGGGTGGCGTTCGGTGAGAACGAGCGCCGTGACGTTCTTGCCGCGGTGGTGGACGGGCTGTCCGAGTCCGGGGCCTTCACGACGTTCGCGTACGTGCATGCCCGCTGGGCGGGTCCGGCGCGGCGGCTGCTGCGGTCCTTGGAGGCGCGCTTCGACGAGGTCGTGGTGGGCCGGACGGTGTGGGGCAACCTGCCACCGGCGCTGGTCTACCACTGCCGTCGACCGGCCTGGTGA
- a CDS encoding ATP-binding protein, producing MERFRARWPWLDAAIVAVAGGLGAVSIVLGPPSSGGATEWVLVGTAAVALGLVRHVPLIVFAVEVVLTLVGDAVLPAGSHVAPLAGVVALGAVAYRHRWLATAAAYLVGYATILVAFGSDDGGLLTGVDGLVRIVTLALTVAAPVAFGRYLAGVRLAAAVAEERVRDAEQRRDAEMQAIRLAERARIAGDLHDLVAHHVSAIALQAGTAQYAATHAPDPEQRLSVAVDSLGAIHTSAGQALVDLRSLLRVLRNPSDQESLVDPERMITDAVQRSCTAGLHVVAHLDDGTVEAPLTLRVTAARVVQEALTNALKHAGPGAEVETTVDVDDTQLSVEVANSGPVGPHPTLPASGHGLAGMRERVEILGGTLAAGPTHTGGWRLRVTLPLGARS from the coding sequence GTGGAGAGATTCCGTGCTCGGTGGCCCTGGCTCGACGCCGCGATCGTGGCCGTCGCGGGCGGGCTCGGGGCGGTGAGCATCGTCCTGGGCCCACCGTCCAGCGGCGGGGCCACGGAGTGGGTTCTGGTCGGGACGGCGGCCGTGGCGCTCGGCCTCGTACGCCATGTGCCCCTGATCGTTTTCGCGGTCGAGGTGGTCCTGACCCTCGTCGGCGACGCCGTCCTTCCCGCCGGTAGCCATGTCGCTCCGCTGGCTGGGGTGGTGGCGCTGGGAGCGGTGGCGTACCGGCACCGCTGGCTCGCCACCGCCGCCGCGTACCTCGTCGGGTACGCCACGATCCTCGTGGCGTTCGGCAGCGACGACGGCGGTTTGCTGACCGGCGTCGACGGGTTGGTGCGCATCGTCACGCTGGCGTTGACGGTGGCGGCGCCGGTCGCGTTCGGACGCTACCTCGCCGGCGTCCGACTGGCCGCGGCCGTCGCCGAGGAACGGGTCCGCGACGCCGAGCAGCGGCGGGACGCCGAGATGCAGGCCATTCGGCTGGCCGAGCGCGCCCGGATCGCCGGTGATCTGCACGACCTGGTGGCACACCACGTGTCCGCGATCGCGCTGCAGGCAGGCACAGCGCAGTACGCCGCCACCCACGCACCCGACCCCGAACAGCGCCTGAGCGTGGCCGTCGACTCGTTGGGCGCGATCCACACGAGCGCGGGCCAGGCCCTCGTCGATCTGCGCAGCCTGCTGCGCGTGCTGCGGAACCCCTCCGACCAGGAGTCCCTGGTCGACCCCGAGCGGATGATCACCGACGCGGTCCAGCGCAGCTGTACCGCCGGACTGCACGTGGTCGCCCACCTGGACGACGGCACGGTCGAGGCGCCGCTCACGCTCCGGGTGACGGCCGCCCGCGTGGTGCAGGAGGCACTCACCAACGCGCTCAAGCACGCCGGCCCCGGCGCCGAGGTCGAGACCACCGTGGATGTCGACGACACCCAACTGTCGGTGGAAGTGGCCAACTCCGGACCGGTCGGCCCGCACCCCACTCTGCCCGCGTCGGGACACGGTCTGGCCGGTATGCGTGAACGCGTCGAGATCCTCGGCGGCACCCTCGCCGCCGGCCCCACCCACACCGGCGGCTGGCGACTGCGCGTCACGCTGCCCCTGGGAGCCCGCTCATGA
- a CDS encoding response regulator, with amino-acid sequence MIRVLVVDDQTLVRAGVTLLLRTAGENVVGEATDGLEAVRMAERLRPDVILMDLRMPRVDGIEATRRILKTLPATRIVMLTTFDDDAEVYGALRAGAVGYLLKDGEPDAMLSAVRRAAQGESLLAPAVMARVVRRAVQSHHQDVTGDTADPAILATLTPRERDVLALVGVGQSNAEIAESLHLGVTTVKTHVASVTDKLRLRNRVQAAVVAHRLGLVDDDFRLAEGPE; translated from the coding sequence ATGATCCGCGTACTCGTCGTCGACGACCAGACCCTCGTACGCGCCGGGGTCACCCTCCTGCTGCGTACAGCGGGGGAGAACGTGGTCGGCGAAGCCACGGACGGACTCGAAGCCGTACGCATGGCCGAGCGGCTGCGCCCGGACGTCATCCTCATGGACCTGCGCATGCCACGGGTGGACGGAATCGAGGCCACTCGCCGCATCCTCAAGACCCTCCCGGCAACGCGCATCGTGATGCTCACGACCTTCGACGACGACGCCGAGGTCTACGGTGCCCTGCGCGCCGGGGCCGTCGGCTATCTGCTGAAGGACGGCGAACCCGACGCGATGCTGTCCGCCGTACGGCGGGCCGCGCAGGGCGAGTCGCTCCTTGCTCCCGCGGTCATGGCGCGCGTCGTCCGGCGCGCCGTCCAGTCACACCACCAGGACGTCACCGGCGACACGGCCGATCCGGCGATTCTGGCAACACTCACACCCCGCGAACGAGACGTACTCGCCCTCGTCGGCGTCGGACAGTCCAACGCCGAGATCGCCGAGAGCCTTCACCTCGGCGTGACCACGGTCAAGACCCACGTCGCCTCCGTCACGGACAAACTGCGACTGCGCAACCGCGTCCAGGCCGCTGTCGTGGCCCACCGACTGGGCCTGGTCGACGACGACTTCCGTCTCGCCGAGGGCCCCGAATAG